A part of Desulfurobacterium atlanticum genomic DNA contains:
- the truD gene encoding tRNA pseudouridine(13) synthase TruD, with the protein MIKFNWKRTEPEDFIVKEIAEHEISENGKHFLYLLVKRNLTTKELARKLNFSYAGMKDKISISSQFITFETFKGDFLKKTLKKDSWFILKFIGRKSKKLKVGQLKGNRFAINLKNLEISEKSWFINYYDIQRLKRNKDKGKELLRKLIGSPEKKLKWIENFYIDSYLSFLWNKSLETYLKEKTEGYFIAEAEEEFFIPENIDISKLPKFWTILGYKKKLLESELYYSTVLQKEGFSLNEFLSLLKHLKIKGDYRMTYINVKELKKIGNHIFFYLPKGAYATMFLKHLQKQ; encoded by the coding sequence ATGATCAAATTTAACTGGAAACGAACAGAGCCGGAAGACTTTATAGTTAAAGAGATTGCTGAACATGAGATAAGCGAAAACGGAAAGCATTTTCTTTATCTTCTCGTAAAAAGAAACCTTACAACCAAAGAGCTGGCAAGAAAGCTTAACTTCAGCTATGCGGGAATGAAAGATAAAATCTCTATTTCTTCACAGTTTATAACTTTTGAAACATTTAAAGGAGATTTTTTAAAAAAAACTTTAAAAAAAGATAGCTGGTTTATTCTAAAATTCATCGGTAGAAAAAGCAAGAAACTAAAAGTGGGACAGCTAAAAGGGAATAGATTTGCCATTAATCTTAAAAACCTTGAAATATCCGAAAAAAGCTGGTTCATAAACTATTATGATATTCAAAGATTGAAAAGAAACAAAGATAAAGGAAAGGAACTACTGAGAAAGTTAATCGGTTCTCCTGAAAAAAAACTGAAATGGATTGAAAACTTTTACATAGATTCTTATCTGAGCTTTCTCTGGAACAAAAGCCTTGAAACATATTTAAAAGAGAAAACCGAAGGATACTTTATTGCAGAAGCGGAAGAAGAATTCTTCATTCCAGAAAACATTGACATCTCAAAATTACCAAAATTCTGGACTATACTGGGATATAAAAAGAAACTTCTTGAATCAGAACTTTATTACAGTACCGTTCTTCAGAAAGAAGGTTTTTCGCTAAATGAATTTTTAAGCCTTCTTAAACATCTGAAAATAAAAGGGGATTACAGAATGACCTATATAAATGTAAAAGAACTTAAAAAAATTGGCAATCACATTTTTTTCTATTTGCCAAAAGGAGCTTACGCCACTATGTTTTTAAAGCATCTTCAGAAACAATGA
- the rlmN gene encoding 23S rRNA (adenine(2503)-C(2))-methyltransferase RlmN, with protein sequence MTDLKSLTFPELEKFVLSEGLKKYRAVQIARWLYKKLVTDFDQMTDISKEDREKLKKKAKIYNLKILKKEKSSDGTVKYLFELEDGNRIESVFIPEEGWNTICISTQVGCPVGCAFCLTAKDGFTRNLTTSEIVDQYISVQRDIGAEKRISNIVFMGMGEPLLNFENLKKSIEIFTDDRMLGLSTRKITVSTCGIIPGIRKMAKELPKIKLALSLHATDDNTRNKLIPLNERYPIKEIMKELKNYPANNVRRIMIEYLIMEGINDSVEDAKRLIKLVKGIPVKINIIPFNEYPGSPFKRPPREKIEVFQKTLWDAGIATFIRDSRGQDISAACGMLRAKEKDKAV encoded by the coding sequence GTGACCGACCTTAAATCCCTTACATTTCCAGAACTTGAAAAATTTGTGCTTTCTGAAGGTTTAAAAAAATACCGCGCCGTTCAGATAGCAAGGTGGCTTTATAAAAAACTTGTTACAGACTTTGACCAGATGACAGATATATCAAAAGAAGACAGAGAAAAACTAAAAAAGAAAGCAAAAATATATAATCTTAAAATTCTAAAAAAGGAAAAATCTTCAGACGGCACGGTAAAATATCTCTTTGAACTTGAAGATGGAAACCGAATAGAATCGGTTTTTATTCCAGAAGAAGGATGGAACACAATATGTATATCAACTCAGGTTGGATGTCCTGTCGGATGTGCCTTTTGCCTTACAGCAAAAGATGGCTTTACAAGAAACTTAACAACCTCTGAGATTGTTGACCAGTATATAAGTGTTCAAAGGGATATTGGTGCAGAGAAAAGAATTTCCAACATAGTCTTCATGGGAATGGGAGAACCTTTGCTTAATTTTGAAAATCTTAAAAAAAGTATAGAGATTTTCACAGATGACAGAATGCTCGGACTTTCAACAAGGAAAATAACAGTTTCTACCTGCGGAATAATACCGGGAATACGAAAAATGGCAAAAGAACTTCCAAAAATAAAGCTTGCCCTCTCTCTTCACGCAACCGATGATAATACAAGAAACAAGCTTATACCGTTAAATGAACGCTATCCAATAAAAGAGATAATGAAAGAGCTTAAAAATTACCCGGCAAACAACGTAAGAAGAATAATGATTGAATACCTTATAATGGAGGGAATAAACGATTCTGTAGAAGACGCAAAAAGACTGATTAAACTTGTTAAAGGAATTCCTGTAAAGATAAACATTATTCCGTTTAATGAGTATCCCGGTTCGCCGTTTAAAAGGCCTCCCAGAGAAAAGATAGAGGTTTTCCAGAAGACTCTCTGGGATGCAGGAATAGCAACATTTATAAGAGACTCAAGGGGACAGGACATATCAGCCGCTTGCGGTATGTTAAGGGCAAAAGAGAAGGACAAAGCTGTATGA
- the hmdC gene encoding 5,10-methenyltetrahydromethanopterin hydrogenase cofactor biosynthesis protein HmdC has product MRELIDRVLDGDCSAILNLETEGKQNLNELKENIEMLTDQELSKLGQIYKSFPFGCDLNEILVDVISSKQSLAEIKGSFRLVDRLGFPVHVCSYAIADIAEKLEKTPFALMEELRKLTDMPIDVDHFGKYGPMRYPEEIVNCPADCYRTGKPFNGCPRGRIHKRLIEKEKANEEEMEKWFSICQSISVSFMSFQKNTSHAAPPDETLYVIEKARSSGKGVGAIICVGDGKDELIKGLKACIDYEIDEIVIEGGPYNCAKNRVRAFGEAVVMARIVSKGKIVATNGQYEDELRFGLKCGLNSVISGFPGNHHAYMSGYMPYEATVEKFGLPKVMEIMAEEIEDSPFPVPADRTVSEVIVKSANFLGKENIYPLKKIGGVFVGDAHWFLLLNSPLGEKNKPEMTVDELADRIKDKKIKSLGIIGGRFISWVIAEKVARFVDSIYISDKNQDVEKFTVEHLKKLFSVKIERCYGDDKLCVNRSQLTVLASFIPSLIKKFRKLEGVLTLED; this is encoded by the coding sequence ATGAGAGAGCTGATAGACAGAGTGCTTGATGGAGATTGTTCAGCTATTTTAAACCTTGAAACTGAAGGAAAACAAAATCTTAATGAATTGAAAGAAAATATAGAAATGCTCACTGATCAGGAACTTTCAAAATTGGGGCAGATTTACAAATCCTTTCCGTTTGGATGTGATTTAAATGAAATCCTTGTGGATGTAATAAGCAGCAAGCAGTCCCTTGCAGAGATAAAGGGCAGTTTTAGGTTAGTTGACAGGCTGGGTTTTCCTGTTCATGTTTGCTCTTACGCCATTGCTGATATAGCGGAAAAGCTTGAAAAAACTCCTTTCGCTCTTATGGAAGAGTTAAGAAAACTAACAGATATGCCAATTGATGTTGATCATTTTGGAAAGTATGGACCGATGCGATATCCTGAAGAGATTGTAAACTGTCCTGCTGATTGTTACAGAACCGGAAAGCCTTTTAATGGATGTCCAAGAGGCAGAATCCATAAAAGATTGATTGAAAAGGAAAAAGCAAACGAAGAAGAGATGGAAAAGTGGTTCTCAATCTGCCAGTCTATAAGTGTAAGTTTTATGAGTTTTCAGAAAAACACCTCTCATGCCGCTCCGCCGGACGAAACTCTTTATGTAATAGAGAAAGCCAGAAGTTCTGGAAAAGGAGTAGGTGCAATAATATGTGTTGGAGACGGGAAAGATGAGCTTATAAAAGGATTGAAAGCGTGTATTGATTACGAAATTGATGAAATAGTTATAGAAGGTGGACCTTATAACTGTGCAAAAAACAGAGTAAGAGCCTTTGGTGAAGCTGTTGTTATGGCTAGGATTGTTTCAAAAGGAAAGATAGTTGCCACAAATGGACAGTATGAAGATGAGTTAAGATTTGGTTTGAAATGTGGGCTTAACAGTGTTATCAGTGGATTTCCCGGAAATCACCACGCGTATATGTCAGGCTACATGCCTTATGAAGCAACAGTTGAAAAATTTGGACTACCGAAAGTTATGGAAATAATGGCAGAAGAAATTGAAGATTCTCCGTTTCCTGTGCCTGCTGACAGGACTGTCTCTGAAGTAATAGTAAAATCTGCCAATTTTCTCGGAAAGGAAAACATCTATCCACTTAAGAAGATAGGTGGAGTATTTGTAGGAGATGCCCACTGGTTTCTACTTCTAAACTCACCTCTTGGCGAAAAGAATAAACCTGAAATGACCGTTGATGAACTGGCTGACCGGATTAAAGATAAGAAAATAAAGAGTCTCGGAATTATCGGTGGAAGGTTTATTAGCTGGGTAATAGCGGAGAAAGTAGCCAGATTTGTTGATAGTATATACATAAGCGATAAAAATCAGGATGTTGAAAAATTCACAGTAGAACATCTAAAGAAACTTTTTTCTGTAAAAATTGAGAGATGTTACGGAGATGATAAACTATGTGTAAATCGTTCTCAATTAACGGTTTTAGCATCTTTTATCCCTTCTCTTATAAAGAAGTTTAGAAAGTTGGAAGGTGTGTTAACCCTTGAAGATTAG
- a CDS encoding ThiF family adenylyltransferase has protein sequence MDKVELLERTLIPSGKIVFLGAGRLGIRVFERILMTHRGGFRHIVIYDGGTIEENDYYHIEKGAIPKENKASFLKRKFLTPDTKYKEIEAYPFNFSAENLKELKGADIVVSTIAGGNTLPLISEIIKFCHKLEIPFITTNGVFGFGDEKIGVYRGLSSVEKGPALFLKKFNLPENLKNVLFIGTGILIKEKLPISSVILDRIADTMAVEILREFYRRKK, from the coding sequence ATGGATAAAGTTGAATTACTTGAAAGAACACTGATACCTTCTGGAAAAATCGTTTTCTTAGGAGCTGGAAGACTTGGAATCAGAGTGTTTGAAAGAATTTTAATGACCCATCGGGGAGGATTTAGACACATTGTGATTTACGATGGTGGGACAATAGAGGAAAACGATTACTACCACATAGAAAAAGGAGCTATTCCAAAAGAAAACAAAGCATCCTTTCTAAAAAGAAAATTTCTAACTCCCGATACAAAATATAAAGAGATAGAAGCATACCCTTTCAACTTTTCTGCTGAAAACCTTAAAGAACTTAAAGGAGCGGATATAGTCGTTTCAACAATAGCAGGAGGAAACACTCTCCCTCTTATTTCTGAAATTATAAAATTTTGCCACAAATTGGAAATTCCGTTTATTACAACAAACGGAGTTTTCGGTTTTGGAGATGAAAAAATTGGAGTTTACAGAGGACTTTCATCTGTGGAAAAAGGACCGGCACTTTTTCTAAAGAAATTTAACCTTCCTGAAAACCTGAAAAATGTACTTTTTATAGGAACGGGGATTTTAATAAAAGAGAAATTACCAATTTCATCTGTAATCCTTGACAGAATAGCTGATACCATGGCAGTAGAAATTTTGAGAGAGTTTTACAGGAGAAAGAAATGA
- a CDS encoding FeGP cofactor biosynthesis protein HcgF family protein, whose product MPKSHNFTFVSAECFTHCEIGMTVHKLSAPYVRNPLPISVISVLFIPSVETAKIFLDAKLPKPSFTLKGIKVYNEQENIKVTRELSTALKIKTKADICVASSAGNGKGIVTILFKDKFYTIETETQIEDFAKATLKEIERRKKEAVEKTIKFLKELMKE is encoded by the coding sequence ATGCCAAAATCCCACAATTTCACCTTTGTCTCTGCTGAATGCTTTACCCACTGCGAAATAGGAATGACCGTTCATAAACTTTCCGCTCCCTATGTTAGAAATCCACTTCCAATATCTGTTATTTCCGTTCTTTTCATCCCTTCTGTTGAAACAGCAAAGATATTTTTAGATGCAAAACTTCCAAAACCTTCTTTTACGTTAAAGGGTATTAAAGTTTACAATGAACAGGAAAACATAAAAGTAACCCGTGAACTCTCAACGGCGCTGAAAATAAAGACAAAAGCAGATATCTGCGTTGCTTCAAGTGCAGGAAACGGAAAGGGTATTGTTACAATTCTTTTTAAAGATAAGTTTTACACGATAGAAACTGAAACACAGATAGAAGACTTTGCAAAAGCTACTTTAAAAGAGATAGAGCGGCGAAAGAAGGAAGCTGTGGAAAAAACAATTAAATTTTTAAAAGAGCTTATGAAGGAGTAA
- a CDS encoding Nif3-like dinuclear metal center hexameric protein — MNWYQFENFIRELVPENYKMKGDFYGWYGKKKPEQINKVAVVVDLLPFCNFSSYDVVISHHKPFFTPDFPVFVVHTPLDFIEWGCHFQLAKNFGFTEIKKFDSSIGVYVEKETDVKELLENAIKTLSPEPINYYFPSERVKKIAFFSGCGFNFPLFIEKVIGENIDMVISGDLVHHTAVRFSVNKIGYIDIGHYKSEIPGIKEFIKRIQRKLTAEFVDAKIPQFHLCLC; from the coding sequence TTGAACTGGTATCAGTTTGAAAATTTCATTAGAGAACTTGTTCCTGAAAATTATAAAATGAAAGGGGATTTTTACGGCTGGTACGGGAAGAAGAAGCCTGAACAAATAAACAAAGTAGCTGTTGTTGTTGACCTTTTACCGTTTTGCAATTTTTCCAGCTACGATGTTGTTATTTCTCACCATAAACCTTTTTTTACACCCGATTTTCCGGTTTTTGTTGTTCATACACCACTTGACTTTATAGAATGGGGATGTCATTTTCAGCTTGCGAAAAATTTCGGATTCACTGAAATTAAAAAGTTTGATTCCAGCATAGGAGTTTACGTTGAAAAAGAGACGGATGTAAAAGAGCTTCTTGAAAATGCGATAAAAACCTTATCTCCAGAACCTATAAACTACTATTTCCCGTCTGAAAGAGTAAAAAAAATCGCCTTTTTTAGCGGCTGTGGATTCAATTTTCCTTTGTTCATTGAGAAAGTAATTGGAGAAAATATTGATATGGTGATATCCGGAGACCTCGTTCACCACACGGCTGTTAGATTTTCTGTTAATAAAATCGGTTACATAGATATAGGACATTATAAAAGCGAAATTCCTGGAATAAAAGAGTTCATAAAAAGAATTCAGAGAAAATTAACAGCGGAGTTTGTAGATGCCAAAATCCCACAATTTCACCTTTGTCTCTGCTGA
- a CDS encoding FeGP cofactor biosynthesis guanylyltransferase HcgB family protein yields the protein MSENLYPFKKGFLESISGNRKGDKKEETAAIKKLILNSKIGIVTDNVEKFKAFKHALSMFGIKKVEKISIPTEYFDLTQIPALSKALSGKYVSDCELFIARGRLGLPGSGAFTVIVDRYSNILSAVSSPPHHFHRLSTETAIFLDTINLLKRVGITPSHRGITRKTKTVYSNLSFLDIAREISRKKAETLKNFRGKNLLIVGGYLDGIFIGEFLKKNFENIFLIDKEKEVEKISPFKKPCGKTVFDLIIDLTGFGGAKVNRRKVEGFKGKIVICEEPSADMLLPAEKEADFKIKLKSENYKTSGTMTLSVKIARKTADRIEEENGVLYAVPNLLFSENILFNFKNGNSFLEITTMFPVITVSCVSNAEVDGNYIDKVINQTIEELKFELVSV from the coding sequence ATGTCAGAAAACCTCTATCCGTTTAAGAAAGGGTTTCTTGAGTCAATCTCGGGAAACAGAAAAGGCGATAAAAAAGAGGAAACAGCAGCTATTAAAAAACTGATACTAAACAGTAAAATTGGAATAGTAACAGATAACGTAGAAAAGTTTAAAGCTTTTAAGCACGCACTTTCAATGTTTGGGATAAAAAAGGTTGAAAAAATATCCATACCTACAGAATACTTTGATTTAACACAAATTCCGGCTCTTTCAAAGGCACTTTCCGGGAAATATGTCTCAGACTGTGAACTTTTTATTGCAAGGGGAAGACTTGGCCTGCCTGGTTCGGGGGCTTTTACCGTTATTGTTGACAGGTACAGCAACATACTTTCTGCTGTTTCCTCTCCTCCCCACCACTTTCACCGGCTTTCAACAGAAACTGCAATTTTCCTTGACACTATCAATCTCTTAAAAAGGGTGGGAATAACCCCATCTCATCGTGGAATCACAAGGAAAACAAAAACCGTTTACTCAAATCTATCTTTTTTAGATATTGCCAGAGAAATTTCAAGAAAAAAAGCAGAAACTTTAAAAAACTTCAGAGGAAAAAATCTCCTAATCGTCGGAGGATACCTTGACGGTATCTTTATAGGAGAATTTCTCAAAAAGAACTTTGAAAACATCTTTCTTATAGATAAAGAGAAAGAAGTTGAGAAGATTTCACCTTTCAAAAAACCGTGTGGAAAAACTGTATTTGACCTGATTATTGACCTTACCGGTTTTGGTGGTGCAAAGGTTAACCGCAGAAAGGTTGAAGGATTTAAAGGAAAAATCGTGATCTGTGAAGAACCTTCAGCTGATATGCTGCTACCTGCAGAAAAAGAAGCAGATTTTAAGATAAAACTTAAAAGTGAAAATTATAAAACTTCTGGAACTATGACTCTTTCGGTGAAAATTGCAAGGAAAACAGCCGACAGGATTGAAGAGGAAAACGGAGTTCTTTACGCAGTACCAAACCTGCTTTTTTCTGAAAATATTCTTTTCAATTTTAAAAATGGCAATTCATTTCTTGAGATAACAACGATGTTTCCGGTAATTACCGTATCTTGTGTTTCCAACGCAGAAGTAGATGGGAATTATATAGATAAGGTAATAAACCAGACCATAGAGGAGCTTAAATTTGAACTGGTATCAGTTTGA
- the hmdB gene encoding 5,10-methenyltetrahydromethanopterin hydrogenase cofactor biosynthesis protein HmdB, with protein sequence MIEITSTIHVSNYCSFICRCAYCGFAVGTSFDGYFFLTEKKRKEIKEAAIFIEKSGIKRVSVSAGYGNFKKVLSALEIIKEFTKLKVLINIGGDLNKERIKLLKITGVDTICCNLETMNKNLFKKLKPDDSLEQRMKVCFLVKESGIELSSGILVGIGESDEDRKIHIQFLKEIEVDEVPVMGFHPYKNTPMEDSPFAPLKLQLKVIKEVKEIIPNLKRLTVPFPTIGKDGVIPAVKSGATNIATVVPKDYPLLIKGVGSPTVGILEEILPILEKEGFETDVRKPLSV encoded by the coding sequence ATGATAGAGATAACGTCAACTATTCATGTTAGCAATTACTGTTCTTTTATATGCAGATGTGCCTACTGTGGATTTGCAGTAGGTACATCCTTTGATGGATATTTTTTCCTTACAGAGAAAAAAAGAAAAGAGATAAAAGAAGCAGCGATTTTCATTGAAAAAAGCGGAATTAAAAGAGTAAGCGTATCTGCTGGTTACGGAAACTTTAAAAAGGTTCTCTCTGCCCTTGAAATAATAAAAGAATTCACAAAGCTAAAAGTTTTAATAAACATTGGCGGTGATTTAAATAAAGAAAGGATAAAACTTCTTAAAATTACGGGCGTTGATACAATATGTTGCAATCTTGAAACGATGAATAAAAATCTGTTTAAAAAACTAAAACCTGATGATTCTTTAGAGCAACGTATGAAGGTATGTTTTCTTGTAAAGGAATCTGGCATTGAACTTTCAAGCGGTATTCTTGTCGGTATAGGTGAAAGTGATGAAGATAGAAAAATCCATATTCAGTTTTTGAAAGAGATAGAGGTTGATGAAGTTCCTGTAATGGGTTTTCATCCTTACAAAAATACGCCAATGGAAGATTCCCCCTTTGCACCTTTAAAACTTCAATTAAAGGTTATAAAAGAGGTAAAAGAAATTATACCTAATCTTAAAAGACTTACCGTTCCATTTCCAACTATCGGAAAAGATGGAGTAATTCCGGCTGTAAAAAGCGGAGCAACAAACATAGCCACAGTAGTTCCAAAAGATTATCCCCTGCTGATTAAAGGAGTTGGTTCTCCTACCGTTGGCATCCTGGAAGAGATTTTACCAATCTTAGAAAAAGAGGGCTTTGAAACAGATGTCAGAAAACCTCTATCCGTTTAA
- a CDS encoding roadblock/LC7 domain-containing protein, whose amino-acid sequence MASKREMLEEILSDLADALGADMLGALVATPDGQVVVSTMLKGGLSADKLAAMSAAVVGTSERLSKVVEAGDFEDALIRCSKQNILSKKAGRRAILVCVIKADANIGLLNIEVEDAIERIKSVLGA is encoded by the coding sequence ATGGCAAGTAAAAGGGAAATGCTTGAAGAAATATTATCCGACCTTGCAGACGCTCTTGGCGCTGATATGCTCGGTGCTCTTGTTGCAACTCCTGATGGTCAGGTCGTTGTATCAACAATGCTTAAAGGAGGACTGAGTGCTGATAAACTTGCTGCCATGTCAGCTGCTGTGGTAGGTACATCTGAAAGACTTTCTAAAGTTGTTGAGGCCGGTGATTTTGAAGATGCCCTTATAAGGTGCTCAAAACAGAACATTCTTTCAAAGAAGGCTGGAAGAAGAGCTATTCTTGTATGTGTAATTAAAGCCGATGCCAATATAGGACTTTTAAACATTGAAGTTGAAGATGCGATAGAACGTATTAAATCTGTGTTGGGAGCTTAA
- a CDS encoding H(2)-dependent methylenetetrahydromethanopterin dehydrogenase-related protein: MKVTVYGFGSLNYYLNKLRVPERLGGEPPYGGSAMAIEFAKAGYDVTLADPHLEKLPREIVDKVEKAGVKLTTDDVEAAKGAEVAILFTPFRSGITFKVAETIVPHLAENAVICTTCTMSILVLNSYLQNIIFMEGREDIGFSTMHPAAIPGTPQHKHYLIATNELLKKPIVTQEQIDNLKNLAIDAGKKVYLLPAELVSAVGDMGIITTAIAFTGAVEYYRIARDVLKTKRSMTEFQIAQSLQVVSSIVARYGFAGLIKLLNVDAMKDSLKSMILEKNEQPLTVTAVDILEKIGELIPEVLEEAEKFEPSDSVYMSAPSPMLVEYMEDLVGDDVLKGILRESWKKFYEGISERD; encoded by the coding sequence ATGAAGGTTACAGTTTATGGATTTGGGAGTCTTAATTATTATTTAAACAAGCTAAGGGTGCCTGAAAGGCTTGGAGGCGAACCTCCTTACGGCGGTTCAGCAATGGCAATAGAATTTGCAAAAGCCGGGTATGACGTAACTCTCGCTGACCCACACCTTGAGAAACTCCCCCGTGAAATAGTTGATAAGGTTGAAAAAGCGGGAGTGAAACTTACAACAGATGATGTTGAAGCGGCTAAAGGTGCTGAAGTTGCAATCCTTTTTACCCCTTTCAGAAGTGGAATAACTTTTAAAGTTGCTGAAACAATAGTCCCACATCTTGCAGAGAACGCAGTAATCTGCACAACATGTACAATGTCAATTCTTGTTCTTAACTCTTATCTTCAAAATATAATATTTATGGAAGGAAGAGAAGATATAGGATTTTCAACAATGCATCCTGCTGCTATTCCAGGCACTCCACAGCACAAGCATTATCTTATAGCTACAAATGAACTTCTTAAAAAACCGATAGTAACACAGGAACAGATAGATAACCTGAAAAATCTTGCCATTGATGCTGGAAAGAAGGTATATCTTCTCCCTGCAGAACTTGTATCCGCTGTTGGAGATATGGGAATCATTACCACGGCGATAGCATTTACCGGTGCTGTTGAATACTACAGGATAGCAAGGGATGTTTTAAAGACAAAGCGTTCAATGACAGAGTTTCAAATAGCCCAATCACTTCAGGTTGTTTCAAGCATTGTTGCAAGATACGGGTTTGCAGGTCTTATAAAACTATTAAATGTTGATGCCATGAAAGATTCCCTTAAATCAATGATTCTTGAAAAAAATGAGCAACCACTTACAGTAACAGCTGTTGATATTCTTGAAAAAATAGGAGAACTTATCCCGGAAGTTCTTGAAGAAGCGGAAAAATTTGAACCTTCCGACTCTGTTTATATGTCCGCTCCATCACCAATGCTTGTTGAATATATGGAAGACCTTGTAGGAGACGATGTTTTAAAAGGAATTTTAAGAGAATCATGGAAAAAGTTCTATGAAGGTATATCTGAAAGAGATTAA
- a CDS encoding epoxyqueuosine reductase QueH, with product MKRLLLHICCAPCACYPIRLLKDEGFEITGLFFNPNIHPYQEYLKRMETVRQLEDKEKIKAIYLDRYNLEEWFRMVAFREIKPIRCYLCYQTRLETAASVAKKGKFDFFTSTLLFSKFQYHDKLKEIGEFAGRKFNIPFLYKDFREGWKKGIEISKELNLYRQQYCGCIYSEKERFCKKLKESKLV from the coding sequence ATGAAAAGGCTCCTTCTGCATATCTGCTGCGCGCCATGTGCATGTTATCCTATCAGGCTGTTAAAAGATGAAGGTTTTGAAATTACAGGGCTTTTTTTTAACCCAAATATTCATCCATATCAAGAATACTTAAAAAGAATGGAAACAGTAAGGCAATTGGAAGATAAAGAGAAGATTAAGGCGATATATCTGGATAGATACAATCTTGAAGAGTGGTTCAGGATGGTAGCTTTTAGAGAAATAAAACCTATCAGGTGCTATTTATGCTATCAAACAAGACTTGAAACTGCAGCAAGTGTTGCGAAAAAAGGAAAATTTGATTTTTTCACTTCCACATTACTTTTCAGTAAATTTCAGTACCATGACAAACTAAAAGAGATAGGAGAATTTGCAGGTAGAAAATTTAATATTCCTTTTTTATATAAGGACTTTAGAGAAGGATGGAAAAAAGGAATAGAGATTTCCAAAGAACTTAACTTATACAGACAACAGTACTGCGGATGTATATATTCAGAGAAAGAGCGGTTTTGTAAAAAATTGAAAGAATCTAAGCTTGTATAA
- a CDS encoding GGDEF domain-containing protein, with protein MSKERISCKLMEKINNGEPLTSKDFQNITAIAKEEIKFLSRNNIPLTPFNYYMWFEIFCYIYESGKEYSDPEIIGLFKEKYPDEDIIKETILKINKADREIVSKIASEIEKELSEVLKSLENHNKLLEKKSREFKKTIETADTKGIKLLLESVLKNIEEIKKQNCSLKEKLQESKAQVEKLSEKLKETEKNALIEFLTSIATKSSFEKVLKDIFRDYRERNYPFAVLMIKIDNFPNLVKEYSKEITDTILDEIARKLKKLLRANDVICYYDDGIFGIIVPGTTFGHAIRIGERIRKSVEELIIKVGESGFKTTVSVGISVARSDMHEDEIIDRALKAVELSEKAGGNTVKTDLDVELES; from the coding sequence ATGAGTAAAGAAAGAATATCCTGCAAACTTATGGAAAAAATAAACAACGGAGAACCTTTAACTTCAAAGGACTTTCAAAATATAACAGCAATAGCAAAAGAAGAGATAAAATTTTTATCAAGAAACAACATTCCCCTAACTCCGTTTAATTATTATATGTGGTTTGAAATCTTCTGCTATATTTATGAATCTGGAAAAGAATATTCAGACCCTGAAATCATAGGGCTCTTCAAAGAGAAATATCCTGATGAGGATATAATCAAAGAAACCATACTCAAAATAAATAAGGCAGATAGGGAAATCGTTTCTAAAATAGCTTCAGAAATAGAGAAAGAACTTTCAGAAGTTCTAAAAAGTCTTGAAAATCACAACAAGCTGCTTGAAAAAAAGAGCAGAGAATTTAAAAAAACAATAGAAACTGCAGATACTAAGGGTATAAAACTTCTCCTGGAATCTGTTCTAAAAAACATAGAAGAGATAAAAAAACAGAACTGCTCTTTAAAGGAAAAACTGCAAGAATCAAAAGCGCAGGTAGAGAAACTTTCTGAAAAATTAAAAGAGACCGAAAAAAATGCACTAATAGAATTCCTAACATCAATAGCCACAAAGAGTAGTTTTGAAAAAGTTTTAAAAGATATATTTAGAGATTACAGGGAAAGAAACTATCCTTTTGCTGTTTTAATGATAAAAATAGATAACTTTCCGAATCTTGTAAAAGAATACTCCAAAGAGATCACCGATACTATTCTTGATGAAATTGCAAGAAAGTTAAAAAAACTTCTCAGAGCCAATGATGTGATTTGCTACTACGACGACGGTATATTTGGAATTATCGTTCCAGGAACAACATTTGGACATGCCATAAGAATTGGAGAGCGTATAAGAAAATCTGTGGAGGAGTTGATTATTAAAGTCGGAGAAAGCGGGTTTAAAACAACTGTAAGCGTTGGAATTTCAGTTGCAAGGTCTGATATGCATGAGGATGAAATAATAGATAGAGCACTTAAAGCGGTAGAACTTTCAGAAAAAGCCGGCGGAAACACTGTAAAGACAGACCTTGATGTGGAGCTTGAGTCATGA